A single Gambusia affinis linkage group LG22, SWU_Gaff_1.0, whole genome shotgun sequence DNA region contains:
- the rsph3 gene encoding radial spoke head protein 3 homolog isoform X1, which yields MFTYSSHPKPVEIRKYRDLPDPNHLQYGNIMYDRRVVRGNINGQQVISKQNNQSDPGMQQRQQAYRRRALARKQAKDQLKTKTPEAIQGRQHVEVQTDSFLEELSNIIQVNEIDCQTDDFLDKPSTPLFVPAKSGVDVETQIEEGDLFDFDLEVQPVLEVLVGKTIEQSLLEVMEEEELACLRTQQRVFQELRNNELAEVQRLEEQERRYREEKERRVAQQREVLKKEQETAEKIAARVFSQQYLAGLLPAVFTALRNHGYFYDPVEKDISVNFIPWLIGEVNNQLDKRYAAREVLDNIIYEVSQKRLQDFTHLKSGQMCCD from the exons ATGTTCACCTACTCAAGTCACCCCAAACCTGTGGAGATCCGCAAATACAGAGATCTGCCCGACCC GAACCACCTGCAGTATGGAAACATTATGTATGATCGCCGGGTCGTCAGAGGAAATATCAATGGCCAGCAGGTCATTTCAAAA CAGAATAATCAATCAGACCCTGGTATGCAGCAAAGACAGCAGGCGTACAGAAGGAGAGCTCTTGCTCGAAAACAAGCCAAGGATCAGTTAAAAACCAAGACTCCTGAAGCTATACAGGGCAGACAACATGTTGAAGTGCAAACAG ACTCTTTCCTTGAGGAGCTGAGCAATATCATTCAAGTTAATGAGATTGATTGTCAGACTGATGATTTCCTGGATAAACCATCGACTCCACTCTTCGTTCCTGCCAAATCTGGGGTAGATGTTGAAACGCAGATAGAGGAGGGGGAT ctgtttgactTTGACCTGGAGGTGCAGCCTGTGTTAGAGGTTCTGGTTGGAAAGACGATTGAACAGTCCCTACTGGAagtgatggaggaggaggagctggccTGCCTGCGGACCCAGCAGAGGGTCTTCCAAGAGCTCCGAAACAACGAGCTGGCAGAGGTGCAGCGtctggaggagcaggagagaCGCTACCGAGAGGAGAAA GAGCGCAGAGTTGCCCAACAGAGGGAAGTGCTAAAGAAGGAGCAGGAAACTGCAGAGAAGATCGCTGCCCGGGTGTTCAGCCAGCAGTACTTGGCTGGACTCCTCCCTGCAGTGTTCACCGCTCTCAGAAACCACGGCTACTTCTATGACCCTGTGGAGAAAG ATATTTCAGTGAATTTCATCCCATGGCTCATTGGTGAGGTCAACAACCAATTAGACAAGAGATATGCAGCAAGAGAAGTGCTGGACA ACATCATCTATGAAGTCAGCCAGAAAAGACTGCAGGATTTTACGCATCTCAAGTCGGGTCAGATGTGCTGTGACTAA
- the rsph3 gene encoding radial spoke head protein 3 homolog isoform X2 — protein MFTYSSHPKPVEIRKYRDLPDPNHLQYGNIMYDRRVVRGNINGQQVISKNNQSDPGMQQRQQAYRRRALARKQAKDQLKTKTPEAIQGRQHVEVQTDSFLEELSNIIQVNEIDCQTDDFLDKPSTPLFVPAKSGVDVETQIEEGDLFDFDLEVQPVLEVLVGKTIEQSLLEVMEEEELACLRTQQRVFQELRNNELAEVQRLEEQERRYREEKERRVAQQREVLKKEQETAEKIAARVFSQQYLAGLLPAVFTALRNHGYFYDPVEKDISVNFIPWLIGEVNNQLDKRYAAREVLDNIIYEVSQKRLQDFTHLKSGQMCCD, from the exons ATGTTCACCTACTCAAGTCACCCCAAACCTGTGGAGATCCGCAAATACAGAGATCTGCCCGACCC GAACCACCTGCAGTATGGAAACATTATGTATGATCGCCGGGTCGTCAGAGGAAATATCAATGGCCAGCAGGTCATTTCAAAA AATAATCAATCAGACCCTGGTATGCAGCAAAGACAGCAGGCGTACAGAAGGAGAGCTCTTGCTCGAAAACAAGCCAAGGATCAGTTAAAAACCAAGACTCCTGAAGCTATACAGGGCAGACAACATGTTGAAGTGCAAACAG ACTCTTTCCTTGAGGAGCTGAGCAATATCATTCAAGTTAATGAGATTGATTGTCAGACTGATGATTTCCTGGATAAACCATCGACTCCACTCTTCGTTCCTGCCAAATCTGGGGTAGATGTTGAAACGCAGATAGAGGAGGGGGAT ctgtttgactTTGACCTGGAGGTGCAGCCTGTGTTAGAGGTTCTGGTTGGAAAGACGATTGAACAGTCCCTACTGGAagtgatggaggaggaggagctggccTGCCTGCGGACCCAGCAGAGGGTCTTCCAAGAGCTCCGAAACAACGAGCTGGCAGAGGTGCAGCGtctggaggagcaggagagaCGCTACCGAGAGGAGAAA GAGCGCAGAGTTGCCCAACAGAGGGAAGTGCTAAAGAAGGAGCAGGAAACTGCAGAGAAGATCGCTGCCCGGGTGTTCAGCCAGCAGTACTTGGCTGGACTCCTCCCTGCAGTGTTCACCGCTCTCAGAAACCACGGCTACTTCTATGACCCTGTGGAGAAAG ATATTTCAGTGAATTTCATCCCATGGCTCATTGGTGAGGTCAACAACCAATTAGACAAGAGATATGCAGCAAGAGAAGTGCTGGACA ACATCATCTATGAAGTCAGCCAGAAAAGACTGCAGGATTTTACGCATCTCAAGTCGGGTCAGATGTGCTGTGACTAA